The following is a genomic window from Amycolatopsis acidiphila.
TCATGAGCTACCCCCTGTACCGGCACGGCACGTTCGCCGTCATCGACGGGGTGTCGCACCCGGTCTCGTACACGGTCGGCGAGCACTACGTCCACCTGCCTTCCGGCGCGAGAACCGAGCCCATCCCCGTCGACATGTGCGAGCGCGTGATCTCGGTACAGGTCTACGCCGCCTACCGCGGCCACGGCGTCCTGGTCGACGGCATGGGCCCCGCAGGCAACGCCCGGATCATGGAAGCCGAGTGGGACGGGGAGTGGGCCACCGTCAACGGCTTCCTGCACGAGAACAAGTACGAGTACTTCAAGACCGTCGACGTGCGGGACCTGCGGGACTACTACGAGAAGCAGGTCGACCTGCTGTTCCCGCGCTGGCGCGCGGCGCACTTCGCCCGGCCGGTCGACGGCCATCCGCTCACCGGTGGCTGGGCCAACGGCAGTCCCGCCGTGGTCGACGGCCGCCCCCGCTCCGGCACGCTCACGACCGAGGACGGCCGCAAGGCGGAGGTCACCACGCGGGCGGAGTACCTCGGCTATCCGTGCGAGGTCGCGGGCATCTCGGCCGACGGCTCGGTCGGCCTGTACTACCTCGGCCAGGACCTCTCGCGCGCCGACGCGGACGGCTTCGAGCTGACCGTGGACTTCCGGTGGGCCAAGACGGTGCACATCTACGACCTGGCCCGCTACCAGGAGCATCACGCCGACCTGTACTTCGAGGAGTGGCGTTCGGCCCGGGAGCTGGCAAAGGGTACGTAGCTCACTTTTCCACCAGGTAATCTGCGCGCATGACTCCCGAGGACTGGCTCGCGAACTTCGAGTCGAAGATCGCCGACGTGCAGGCGAAGGCCGCGGAGTTCCAGGAGAACCTGGAGACCGCCGGTGCCACCGAGTCCTCGAAGGACGGTTCGATCCGGGTCACCGTCGCCCCCAACGGCGCGCTGAGCGACCTGCGGCTGGCCGATTCGGCGCGCTCGGGCCCCGCGCTGGCGCAGGAGATCCTCAAGCTCGCCCGCAAGGCGCAGCGAGCGGCCGCGGTGCACGTCGCCGAGGCGTTCGCGCCGCTGGGGGCCGACTCCGAGGCGATGCGGATGGTCACCGGCTACATCCCGCCGGAGGAGCCCGAGGGCGAACCGGACGCACCGGCACCGACCTACCGATTCATCGACGAAACGGAACCGCCGCCCGCCCCGCCGCGTCCGACCCAGCAGCCGCAGCCCCGCCCGCGCCGTCACCGGCGGTCCGACGACGAGGACGACGACTTCGGCGACAACTCCTACCTCCGCCGCGACTGACCGGGAGCCTCACGCGATGACCACAGCCACCTCGGGCGCGGGGTTCGTCGACTCCTACGCCGGCCTGGTGGACTCGATCACCAGCGATTCCGAGTCCGAGGGCATGAACGCGCTCGACGTGTCGATCAACGCGGCCGGCGCCGTGGTGGACACGGTCGCGACACTGGCCGACCCGCTCGGCGCGGTGCTGAACGCCGGTGTCGGCTGGCTGCTGCAGCACATCAGCTTCCTGCGGGAACCGCTCGACGCGCTGCTGGGCAACCCGGACGAGATCAACGCGAACGTCGACCAGCTCAAGACCGCCGCCGCGGAGATGCACCAGCTCGCCGACGAGCACCGCCAAGACGTCGGCACGGTGGGGGACTGGTCGGGCGATTCGGCCGACGCGTACCGGAACTCGATGCACCAGCTCGGCGACGAGCTGGAGTCGCTCGGCAAGACGCTCGACGGCACCGCCACCGTCGCCGCGGTGTCCGGGATGCTCGTCTGCACCCTGCGCGAGATCGTCTACGGGCTGATCTCCTCGGTGATCTCCGAGCTGATCCGGGACGCGCTGATCGCGGCGGCCTCGGCGGTGGTGACGCTCGGCAGCTCGATCGCCGCGTTCTGCGGGGTGGCGGGCGTGCGGGCGGCGGCAACGGCGTCGAAGATCGCGGGCAAGATCAGCAAGCTGCTGCAGGCGTTCGCGCGCCAGGGCAGCAGGCTCGCGAAGCTCGCCGAGGCGATGGAGAAGATCACCAAGGGGCTGGACCGGTTCTCCACGGCCGGCGGTCTCGCGCTCGGCGCGTACCAGGCCGTGCAGCCGTATCCGGCGGAGGCGTGATGGCGCGCCATTCGCACACCCCGAGCACGCACCACACGAGCACGTCCACCCCGCACCACACGAGCACCCCGTCCCACCACACGACGGAAACTCCGCACCACACCAGGGAAAGCGGGCCGCCGACCGGTGGCGGCAAGGGCTACCGGTTCGAACCGGAGCAGCTCGGCTCGATGGAGGGCCGCATCGGCGCCACCCGCACGAAGGTCGACGGGGTCGGCCAGCGGGTCGCCTCGACGAACTTCGGCGCCCAATCGATGGGCGTGGTCGGCAGCACCATGACGGGCACCCTGAACAACGCGCTCGGCAGCGCGAAGCAGCAGGTGGCGAAGGCCGGCGAGGCCGTGGAAGGCGCGCGCACGCAGACGAAGTCGGCGCGCGACGCATTGCAGAACACGGACCGGGCGAACGCCGACAGGCTGAACCGGCTCAAGTCCGATGGGGACGGAAAGACCACTCCGTCCTCCACCGCGACCGCCACCAGCCCGTCGGGCACGTCCGCCAGCACGACGTCGCCCGCCGGCGCGGGTGGCGGTCCACCCGGTCCACCCGGTCCACCGCCGCCACCCGGCGGCGGCGGTGGCAGCCTTCCGCCGACGACACCTTCGGGCGGCGGCTCGACGCCGCGCTCCTGGCGCGACGAGATCAAGAACCACTTCAGCGCCAGCGAGCAGCGCGAGCTGGACTCGGCGTTCAAGAAGATGTCCGAGGACCCGCGGCCGGGCGAGGTGCCGGGCTCCGGCCGGCTCACGCAACACGAACGCGAGCTCGCGGCCGAGGCGCAGAAGCTGGTCACCATCTCGCCGGACACCCGGATGCAGAAGGTCATCCCGCCCGCCGACGTCGACAACTACCTGGACGGCAGGTACCAGCAGGTGGGCGGGTTCGCCGCGCGGCAGCAGGACGCCACCCACATGTCCACTCCGGACGATCTCATCCGCGGAAACCGCCTGGACTACCCGGGAACGAAGTACACGACCGGCATGCCCGAGGTGCACGTGATCGAGTTCCGCGCCGGGGCGCCGGACAACTACCAGATCCCGTTCGGCGCACCGCACGGCGGTGCGAGCGGGCTCGACGCGAGCAACCCGGCGGTCACCAGGGCGGGTGACGACATGATCACCGGCGCGCGCACGGCGGGCGTCGACCCGAACACCTACCACCGGCACGACTCGGAGTGGCCCTACAGCGGCATCGGCGTCACCGCGGACAAGGACATGGGCGTGCCCGAGCGCACCATGACCGACCGGAAGGACTTCGAAGACGGTGACATGATGTACAAGTACACGGCCGCGGGCGACAAGGTCCCGGTGGCACGGTTCGACGAGACGATCGGGCAATGGGTGAGGCTGTGATGACCTACCAGCCGCATCGCCAGGGTGTGCACGTCACCGTCAACGGCCGCACGTACCCCGCGCGCTACAACTCCGGCAAGCGCGTCGTGTTCATCTCGCTCGACACGCCTGAGAACCCCGACCCGGACCTGTTCAGCCGGCACGAGACGCACGAGCTGTGGGTCGCGCGGGTGCCTGCCGACGAGTGCGAGCGCGTCTTCCGCGTCTCGCCGTACGCCCGGTTCTTCGGCCATCGGTGCTATGTGGACGGTCTGGCGGGCGGGGCGGCCGAGCTGGTCTACGCCGACGCGGACGAGGACTGGGCCCAGCGCAACGGTTTCCAGCAGCACGACCGCGGCACGTTCCGCCGCACGGTGCCGGTCACCGAGCTGTACGACTACCACGAGGAACAGTGGGACCTGCTGTTCGACGACTGGCGCGCCCGCACGTTCGGGGAGGCGCCATGATCCCCGGGGCCGGACAGCTGAGCGACCACGAGCGCGAGCTCGTCGCCCGCGTGCAGCGGGTCGTGGTGATCGAGCCGAACACCCTGGTGCTCAAGGTGCTGCGGCCGGGCAGCGTCGAGCGGTACCTGCGGCGCGAGGTGTCGCCCGGCGTCTGGGGACAGGCGCCGCCGTTCGACCACCGGCTCGTCGGCGGCAGCGTCGTGCGCAAACAGGACTGCGCGGCGCTGCGGACGCCGGCGGACTTCGTGCGCGCGCTGCGCCTGGACTACCCGCTCAGCCCGTTCCGCCCGGACCAGCCGGTGCTGCACACGATGGAGTTCCCGGCGGTGGACCCGGCCCAGTACGTGACGCCGCTGGGCGCACCGTCACAGCCGTATCCCGAGCAGGGCTTCCCGCCCGACCACGCCGATGTCCGGCTGGTCGCCGCCGCGATGGCGCAGGCCGCCGAGCGAGCGGGCGTCGACCCGAACACGTTCCGCCGGGAGGTCCGGCCGTGGCCGTACACCGGCACGGGCCTGACCGCCGACCCGGACACCGGCGTGCCGGAGCGCTGGCGCCGGTACGGGCCCATCCCGGCGGGCGCCCTGATCGTCGAGTACCCGGTGGGCAAGCCTGTCGCCGTGTACCGCGGCGAGGCGTTCGGCTGGGAGGTGACGCGGTGACCTACCGGCGTCCGCGCTCCGGTGTCATCGCCACCGTCGACGGCCGGGACTTCCAGGCGGACTCATACCCTCGCGAAGGCGTCGTCACGCTCTTCTCGCGCGAAGCCGAAAATCCGGACCCGACGCACTTCGCGCCCGGGAACGGACTGTGGCTGGCGACGGTGCCTCTCGCACGGTGCGACCGCCTCGCGGAGGTGACCTCCGTCGCGGAGTACCGCGGGCACACCTGCCAGGTGGTCGGCATCGACGAGGACGGCACGACCGGGCTGTACTACCTGGGCGACGACATGGCCGCGATGCCGCGCGACGGGTTCGTCCAGGTCGACCCGGGAACCTGGGCGAAAACCGTGCACATCGGAGAACTCGCCCGATACCGGGAACTGCACCGTGACCTGCTGTTCGACGCGTGGGTGCGGGGCGGGGGCAACCGGTAGTCCGGCCGGAACGTACAGTTCCGTGTGATCGAAGTGCTGAACGCCACCCGCGAAACCAGCCAGGACAGCCGATCCGCGACGCGTAGGAAGCGTGACCCCTACCCGTGGCTGATCGGCGGGCTCGCGCTGCTCCTCGGCCTCGCGTTCGTCGTCTCCGATCTCGCGGCCAACCAGGGCAAGCTCCTCGCGCCGCTGGACGACGTGTACATCCACCTGCAGTACGGACGGCAGATCGGGCTCGGGCACTTCTTCCAGTTCAACACCGGCGACCAGGTCAGCTCCGGGGCCAGCAGCTTCCTCTACGCCCTCGTGCTCGGGCTCGCCTACGCCATCGGGTTCCACGGCGCGTGGTTCCTCGCCTTCGCGATGGGGTTCAACCTGCTGTGCTTCGCGGCGAGCGCGGCACTGGTCTACCGCCTCGGCGCGCTGCTCGTCGCGCGCTCGGTCGGCGGCTGGACCGGGCTGCTGGTCGCGGTCAGCGGGCCGCTGCTGTGGGGGACGGCCAGCGGCATGGAAGTCGGCATCACGATGCTGCTCGTGGTGTCGACCGTGCTGGTGTTCGTGCGCGAGGCGCCCGGCGGCCGGTTCCGCTTCACCCCGGTGATGGCCCTGTTGCTGGCGCTCGTCCGGCCCGAAGGGCTCATCTTCGCCGGCGTGCTCACGCTCGCGTCGTGGTGGATCCTCTGGACCCGGCGCCGCACGACCGGCATCGCCCGCTCGTGGGCGCGCTGGCCGTGGACCCTGCTGCCGCTCCTGGCCGGGATCGGCCAGCTGGTGTTCTACGCGATCGCCACCGGCACCACCTCGGCCAACGGCATCCAGGCGAAATCGCTGCTCTACGACCGGCCGTTGTTCTACCTCGGCGACTTCATCGACCGGGCGGCGGCGAACCTGCGTGGGCTCGTCGGCACCTTCCTCGGCTTCACCATCGGGGACTTCGCGTTTCCCGGCGCGCTCCTGCTGTTCTTCGCCGGTGTGGTGTACCTGATCCTCCTCCGGCGGGCCTGGCGGCCGGTGCTCGTGGCGCTCGTGGCCGGCCTGGTCGCGGTCATGCTCTCGGTGTCCACCCTGAACACCGCGCTGGCGCACAACCTGCGCTACGAGCAGCCCTTCCTGCCGATTCTGCTGCTGTTCGCGGTGTCCGGCGCCTACGGCATCACCCGCGTCGTACCGCACGCCGCGCGGCGGCCGACCCTGCACGGCGGGCTCGCGGTGGTGCTGGTGTTCTCGCTGCTCGCGGTGCCGACGTGGGCGGTCCGCTTCGGTCGGGACAGCGCGACGATCCGGGACAGCGACGTGTCCGTCGGCGGCTGGATCAGCGGAAACGTCCCACCGGGCGCGAGCGTCGCGGTGAAGGACGTGGGCGCGGCCGCGTACTTCGGCAAGCACCGGGTCGTCGATCTGATCGGCCTGGGCACCAACGGTCTGGCCGAGGCCTCGAACAACGGCATCGGCTCGCTCTACGAGGCGGTCCGCCGCCTGCCCGCCGCGCAGCGCCCGACCTACTTCGCCACCTACGACAGCGGCCCCGGCCCGTCCATGGCCATGCTGCGGCAGGTCGGCATCCTCGAGAACGAGCCGCTGCAGGTGTTCGACGTGCAGACTCCGCCGGACATCGGGGGCAACCTCATCGTTCCGTTCCGGGAGATCGACATCTACCGGGCGGACTGGACGCTCGCCGGCACCGGCGACGAGCAGCAGGTGCCGGGACAGCTGCGCGACTACCTCAACGTGGGCGACCTCAGCAGCGAAAAGGCGCACGCCTACGACCCGCGGATGGCGCAGGTCGGCATGCAGCCGCTGAGCATCGTGTCCCGGCTCGGCGACGTCGTCGACAGCGGCCGCAACATCGCCGGTGGTGAGGCCTTCACCGCGCACAACCTGGTGCCGGGCCGTCCGCTGACGATCACCTCGCGCACCGCGATGAACAAGATCGTGCCGGACATGCAGGTGCTGGTGGACGGCAGGCCGGCGGGCACCTGGACGCGCACCCCGGAGGCGGGCGGCTGGGCGACCTACAGCTACACGATCCCGGCTTCGCTCATCACGGCACCGACCGCGCGCATCGAGATCCTGCAGCCCCGCCCGCTGCTCAACCCCTACCCGATCTACAACTCCTTCGGCTACTGGCTGAGCCAATGAGAAAGGGGGGAGGCCCCTGAACCGGTCCGGCCTCCCCCCTTCTTTCCTGCCCCGGGATCAGATCGGCAGCTTCCGGAAGATCGGCCGCGGCACGTGCCGCAGCACCGACATCACCAGCCGGAACGGTGCGGGCGCCCACACGAGATCCTTGCCCTTGCGAGCCGCGTCCACCGCGATCTCGGCGACCTGCTCGGCGGTCTGCTCCAGTGGCGCCTTGCCCATGCCCTCGGTCATCTTCGTCTTGACCTGGCCCGGGCGGACGACCGTCACGGTGACCCCGTGCGGCGCGAGCGCCTCGCCGAGGCCGAGGTAGAACCCGTCGAACCCGGCCTTCGTGGAGCCGTAGACGAAGTTCGAGCGGCGCACGCGCTCACCGGCCACCGACGACAGCGCGATCACCGCGCCGTGCGCCTGCTTCTTGAGCTTCTCCGCCAGCGCGACGCCGACCGACACCGCGGCGGTGTAGTTCACCGTGGCCAGTTCGACGGCCTTGGCGTGGTCCTGCCACGCCTCTTCGTTGTCTCCGAGCAGCCCGAACGCGACCACCGTGACGTCGATGTCGCCTTCGTCGAACGCCTTGTCCAGCACCGCGGGGTGCGAAGCGGTGTCCTTGGCGTCGAAGTCCACTTCGGACACTTCGGCGCCCGCCGAGCGCAGCTTCTCCGCGGCGAGCTTGCGGCGCTCGGACGGCCGGGCCGCGAGCACGACCTTGAGGGGGCGCTCGGCGAGGTACTTGCCGGCGATCGCGAGCGCGATGTCCGACGTGCCGCCGAGCAGCAGGAGCGACTGGGGGTTGCCTACCGCGTCGATCACAGTTCGAGCCTCCGGCTCATGTCTGAGGCGAAAACGCCTTCGGGGTCAACGGAATGCCGGACCTTGCGCCACTCGTCCAGGCGCGGGTACATCTTCGCGAAGGTCTCCGCCGTGGTGCGGGAGTCCTTCGCCGTGTACAGCCGGCCGCCGGCGGCCAGCACGTCGGAGTCCAGCTCGATGCAGAACCGGCCGAGCCCGTTCTTGATGGGGAAGTCCACGCTGAGCATCCAGCCGGGCGACGGCCAGGACAGCGGCGCGCGGTTGCCCTCGCCCATCCGCTTGAACACGTTCAGGAACGAGTAGTGCCCGGAGGTCGCGATCTTGCGGCAGATGCGCTTGAGCTCGTCCTCCCGGCCGAACGGGACCGAGAACTGGTACTGCAGGAAACCCTTCGAACCATAGGCGCGGTTCCACTCGCTGAGCATGTCCAGCGGGTGGTAGAACTGCGTCAGGTTCTGGATCTTGCCGCGCACGCCCTTCTTCGGCACCGTGCGCTGCCAGACGTTGTTGAGCAGCCCGAAGGTCAGCTTGTTGCCCAGCCCGTTGGGGAACACGTCGGGCAGCGTCGCCAGCTGCGGCGCGTCGAACTTCAGCGGGTCGTGCCGCAGCTTCTCGGGCAGCTGGTCCACCCGCGCGAGCGAGCCGCGGGAGAACGTCGCGCGGCCCAGCCGCTCGTCGGAGTTGATCAGGTCCGGCACCGACATCGAGTAGTCGTAGTTGAGGTCGGAGCCGTCGGTGAACAGGGCGAGCGTCTCGTCCAGGTTCGCGGTGCGGTCGGCGTCGACGACGAAGTACGCGCTCTCGGTCTTCTTCATCCGGATCTTCGCGCGGACGATGATGCCGGTCAGGCCGATGCCCGCGACGGTGGCCCAGAACAGCTCCGCCTCGGGGCCCTCCGGGGTCAGCGTGCGCACCTGGCCGTCCGCGGTGACCAGGTCCATCGACACGACGTGGTTGCCGAAGCTGCCCGCGCTGTGGTGGTTCTTGCCGTGGATGTCGTTGGCGATCGCGCCGCCGATGGTCACCTGGCGGGTGCCCGGCAGCACCGGGACCCACAGGCCGTGCGGCAGCGCCGCCTTCATCAGCTGGTCCAGGCTCACGCCCGCGTCCACGTCGACCAGCGCGCTGTCGGGGTCGATCGAGTGGATCCGGTTCAGCGCGGTCATGTCCACGACCAGGCCGCCGGCGTTCTGCGCGGTGTCGCCGTAGGAGCGGCCCAGCCCGCGTGCGATCACGCCGCGCTCGCCCGCCTGGGTCACCGCGCGGGCGATGACCTCCACGTCCGGCGTGCTGAGCACGTCCGCCGTGGTCGGGGCCGTGCGGGCCCAACCGGTCAGTGTCCGCCGCTCGGTCGGAAAATCGGGAGTCGTCGCGTTCACCCGGACCAGGGTAACGATCCCCGATCGGCGGCTTGCGGTTGACCGCTTCTACACTTTCCGCGTCCTTGAAATCCCGGCCGGTGAGGTAGTGCAGTGGTGTCTACGGAACCGCAGGAGTCAACGGAGACGTCGAAGGCCGCCCCCGGCCTGCTCGGCCAGCTGGTGCGTTTCGCGCTCATCGGTGGCTTCTGTGCTTGTCTCGATCTCGGGGTGTACACCGGCGAACGCGCGCTGGGCATGAACCACGTGCCCTGGGACACCGTCGCGCGGGCGATCAGTTTCATCGTCGGCACGACCACCGCGTATTTCCTTAACCGGAAATTCACATTTTCTGCAGGGCGAAAAGAAGGTGCCGCTCAGGTCGGCAGTTTCGTGCTGCTCTACACCGTGACGTTCTTCGTCGCCGTCGGCATGAACGCACTCATGCTGCAGGTGCTGCCGCCTGCTTCCTGGCAGCCGACCCTGGCGTGGGTCATCTCGCAGGGCACCGCGACCGCGATCAACTTCGTGATGCTGAAGTGGGTCGTGTTCCGTGAGCAGCCCACCGCCTAGCTCGTGACCAAGAATCCTCTGGAGGACAGCGAACCCATGGCTGGTAAGACCGCCACCGGACGGGCCACCACCGCGACGGCAAGGACGCGGGGCACCGGCTCCCGCGCGGCCGCGACCGAGGAGGAGACCACGTTCTCCGAGCACACCCCCAAGGGGCGGCTGACCACCCAGCGGGGGCTCTTCGCGGGCCCGTCGCCGGTCGTGTCGAAGGACCTCTACGCCGAGGTAGCGGAGGGTGTCGTCACCCGCAAGCGCGAGCGCATCAGCCTGGAGGGGTCGGCCCGGGTCTCCGGCAACACCTACTTCGGCCGGTTCCCGGCCAGCTACTGGCAGCGCTGGACCACCGTCCGTGAGGTCCGCGCCGAACTCGTCGTCACCGGCTCGGGCTTCGTCGCCGTGCGCGCGTCGGACTACGAGGGCGAGCCGCGCACCGTCGCCGCCCAGGAGGTCGAGGGCGCGAAGGGGACGGCGCTGAGCTTCGACCTGAAGCTCGACAAGTTCCTCGACGGCGGCGCGCTGTGGCTGGACCTGGAGACCGAGGCCGGGCAGCAGCTGAGCGTCGAGCGGGTCCGCTGGACGGTCGAGCCGCCGGAGACGATCCGGCCGACCGCGGTGACGATCTGCACGATGAACCGCGCCGACGACTGCCTGGCGAACCTGCGGGCGCTGGCCGGGGACATCTCCTCGCTGGACACTCTCGACGCGATCTACGTCACCGACCAGGGCACCGACCGGGTGGACTCGCGCGACGGGTTCGCGCAGGTCGCGGGCGACCTCGGGGACAAGCTGCACTACATCGTCCAGCCGAACCTCGGCGGTGCCGGCGGGTTCACCCGCGGGCTGTTCGAGGTGGCCGGGCACACCGAGACCGAGCACGCGAACGTCCTGTTCATGGACGACGACGTGCTGCTCGAGCCGGACCTGGTGATCCGGATGACGGCGTTCTCCAACCGCGCCGCGAACCCGATCATCGTCGGCGGCCAGATGCTCAACCTGCTGCACCCGCACCAGTTGCACGTGGGGGCGGAGTACGCGCGACTGAACACGCTGGAGCCGGGTCAGCCGGTCGAGCACAGCCTGTCCACCGCGGACCTGCTGGGCGTCGACGAGGAGACCGGCAAGCCGAACAAGCAGGAGCGGCGTCTCGACGCGGGGTACAACGGCTGGTGGTCGTGCCTGATCCCGTACGAGGTGGTGAAGGAGGTCGGCTACCCGATGCCGTTCTTC
Proteins encoded in this region:
- a CDS encoding YbaB/EbfC family nucleoid-associated protein; translated protein: MTPEDWLANFESKIADVQAKAAEFQENLETAGATESSKDGSIRVTVAPNGALSDLRLADSARSGPALAQEILKLARKAQRAAAVHVAEAFAPLGADSEAMRMVTGYIPPEEPEGEPDAPAPTYRFIDETEPPPAPPRPTQQPQPRPRRHRRSDDEDDDFGDNSYLRRD
- a CDS encoding WXG100 family type VII secretion target codes for the protein MTTATSGAGFVDSYAGLVDSITSDSESEGMNALDVSINAAGAVVDTVATLADPLGAVLNAGVGWLLQHISFLREPLDALLGNPDEINANVDQLKTAAAEMHQLADEHRQDVGTVGDWSGDSADAYRNSMHQLGDELESLGKTLDGTATVAAVSGMLVCTLREIVYGLISSVISELIRDALIAAASAVVTLGSSIAAFCGVAGVRAAATASKIAGKISKLLQAFARQGSRLAKLAEAMEKITKGLDRFSTAGGLALGAYQAVQPYPAEA
- a CDS encoding glycosyltransferase family protein → MIEVLNATRETSQDSRSATRRKRDPYPWLIGGLALLLGLAFVVSDLAANQGKLLAPLDDVYIHLQYGRQIGLGHFFQFNTGDQVSSGASSFLYALVLGLAYAIGFHGAWFLAFAMGFNLLCFAASAALVYRLGALLVARSVGGWTGLLVAVSGPLLWGTASGMEVGITMLLVVSTVLVFVREAPGGRFRFTPVMALLLALVRPEGLIFAGVLTLASWWILWTRRRTTGIARSWARWPWTLLPLLAGIGQLVFYAIATGTTSANGIQAKSLLYDRPLFYLGDFIDRAAANLRGLVGTFLGFTIGDFAFPGALLLFFAGVVYLILLRRAWRPVLVALVAGLVAVMLSVSTLNTALAHNLRYEQPFLPILLLFAVSGAYGITRVVPHAARRPTLHGGLAVVLVFSLLAVPTWAVRFGRDSATIRDSDVSVGGWISGNVPPGASVAVKDVGAAAYFGKHRVVDLIGLGTNGLAEASNNGIGSLYEAVRRLPAAQRPTYFATYDSGPGPSMAMLRQVGILENEPLQVFDVQTPPDIGGNLIVPFREIDIYRADWTLAGTGDEQQVPGQLRDYLNVGDLSSEKAHAYDPRMAQVGMQPLSIVSRLGDVVDSGRNIAGGEAFTAHNLVPGRPLTITSRTAMNKIVPDMQVLVDGRPAGTWTRTPEAGGWATYSYTIPASLITAPTARIEILQPRPLLNPYPIYNSFGYWLSQ
- a CDS encoding decaprenylphospho-beta-D-erythro-pentofuranosid-2-ulose 2-reductase, with amino-acid sequence MIDAVGNPQSLLLLGGTSDIALAIAGKYLAERPLKVVLAARPSERRKLAAEKLRSAGAEVSEVDFDAKDTASHPAVLDKAFDEGDIDVTVVAFGLLGDNEEAWQDHAKAVELATVNYTAAVSVGVALAEKLKKQAHGAVIALSSVAGERVRRSNFVYGSTKAGFDGFYLGLGEALAPHGVTVTVVRPGQVKTKMTEGMGKAPLEQTAEQVAEIAVDAARKGKDLVWAPAPFRLVMSVLRHVPRPIFRKLPI
- a CDS encoding FAD-binding oxidoreductase, translated to MNATTPDFPTERRTLTGWARTAPTTADVLSTPDVEVIARAVTQAGERGVIARGLGRSYGDTAQNAGGLVVDMTALNRIHSIDPDSALVDVDAGVSLDQLMKAALPHGLWVPVLPGTRQVTIGGAIANDIHGKNHHSAGSFGNHVVSMDLVTADGQVRTLTPEGPEAELFWATVAGIGLTGIIVRAKIRMKKTESAYFVVDADRTANLDETLALFTDGSDLNYDYSMSVPDLINSDERLGRATFSRGSLARVDQLPEKLRHDPLKFDAPQLATLPDVFPNGLGNKLTFGLLNNVWQRTVPKKGVRGKIQNLTQFYHPLDMLSEWNRAYGSKGFLQYQFSVPFGREDELKRICRKIATSGHYSFLNVFKRMGEGNRAPLSWPSPGWMLSVDFPIKNGLGRFCIELDSDVLAAGGRLYTAKDSRTTAETFAKMYPRLDEWRKVRHSVDPEGVFASDMSRRLEL
- a CDS encoding GtrA family protein, which translates into the protein MVSTEPQESTETSKAAPGLLGQLVRFALIGGFCACLDLGVYTGERALGMNHVPWDTVARAISFIVGTTTAYFLNRKFTFSAGRKEGAAQVGSFVLLYTVTFFVAVGMNALMLQVLPPASWQPTLAWVISQGTATAINFVMLKWVVFREQPTA
- a CDS encoding glycosyltransferase; its protein translation is MAGKTATGRATTATARTRGTGSRAAATEEETTFSEHTPKGRLTTQRGLFAGPSPVVSKDLYAEVAEGVVTRKRERISLEGSARVSGNTYFGRFPASYWQRWTTVREVRAELVVTGSGFVAVRASDYEGEPRTVAAQEVEGAKGTALSFDLKLDKFLDGGALWLDLETEAGQQLSVERVRWTVEPPETIRPTAVTICTMNRADDCLANLRALAGDISSLDTLDAIYVTDQGTDRVDSRDGFAQVAGDLGDKLHYIVQPNLGGAGGFTRGLFEVAGHTETEHANVLFMDDDVLLEPDLVIRMTAFSNRAANPIIVGGQMLNLLHPHQLHVGAEYARLNTLEPGQPVEHSLSTADLLGVDEETGKPNKQERRLDAGYNGWWSCLIPYEVVKEVGYPMPFFFQWDDAEYSYRARAHGFPTVTLPGAGVWHADFHWKDWDEWHRYFNLRNSIITAALHSEFNLNVLARVLMAQLVRYLLGMQYGLTHTLIKAVEDFLEGPEILHDGGVAAMKDIREIRARYPETKRHDPTDVPGIASNDIGIINSPGRPAFQRLVLVKRVLDRLRGRSRFALGAIPMDEASWWHVALFDTAVVTDANQEGVRVRKYDRDRMFELAKHGVRVINRLRKEGRAVQAQYKRAMPGLTSRENWKRLYEL